One segment of Streptomyces sp. XD-27 DNA contains the following:
- a CDS encoding VOC family protein, translated as MAAFQEGVPCWTDATLADVEAGKRFYGELFGWTFEPGEVAHGFYVQAFHEGKNVAALAPKADGRMPTVWNIYFAVDDAAATTARIREAGGQVIIAPVPVGDFGTIATAADPGGAVFGLWQAGTHNGFEKQGEPGSYIWTEVYTRDKEAVDAFYTEVFGYGTQSLPQSQAEPEPEPEPEPEPGAEPPPESAGFDFAVWSPAGQPVGTGTAIGGRAVLGDDVPAELPAHFLVYFAVADCDGAVEAVRRLGGRLVAGPQDTPYGRFAIVVDNQGANFAVVDTAKAA; from the coding sequence ATGGCGGCATTCCAGGAAGGCGTGCCCTGCTGGACCGATGCGACGCTTGCCGACGTCGAGGCGGGCAAGCGGTTCTACGGGGAGCTGTTCGGCTGGACCTTCGAGCCGGGCGAGGTGGCGCACGGCTTCTATGTGCAGGCGTTCCACGAGGGGAAGAACGTGGCGGCCCTCGCCCCCAAGGCCGACGGGCGGATGCCCACGGTATGGAACATCTACTTCGCCGTCGACGACGCCGCCGCGACCACCGCCCGCATCCGCGAGGCAGGCGGCCAGGTGATCATCGCCCCTGTGCCGGTCGGGGACTTCGGCACGATCGCGACGGCCGCCGACCCCGGCGGAGCGGTCTTCGGCCTCTGGCAGGCCGGCACCCACAACGGCTTCGAGAAGCAGGGCGAGCCGGGCTCGTACATCTGGACCGAGGTCTACACCCGCGACAAGGAGGCCGTGGACGCCTTCTACACGGAGGTCTTCGGGTACGGCACCCAGTCCTTGCCGCAGTCGCAGGCAGAGCCGGAGCCGGAGCCGGAGCCGGAACCGGAACCGGGGGCCGAGCCTCCGCCGGAGAGCGCCGGATTCGACTTCGCCGTCTGGTCCCCGGCCGGACAGCCCGTGGGCACGGGCACCGCGATCGGTGGCCGCGCCGTCCTCGGCGACGACGTTCCGGCCGAACTTCCCGCCCATTTCCTGGTCTACTTCGCCGTCGCGGACTGCGACGGCGCGGTGGAGGCGGTGCGGCGGCTGGGCGGCCGGCTCGTCGCCGGGCCGCAGGACACGCCGTATGGCCGATTCGCGATCGTGGTCGACAATCAGGGTGCCAATTTCGCCGTTGTCGACACGGCCAAAGCGGCATAG
- a CDS encoding BTAD domain-containing putative transcriptional regulator, with amino-acid sequence MTGDKGHGLRLRFAVLGPVRAWRGEEPLGLGSPQQRALLAALLLRGGRTATAPELVDGLWGEEPPQAAVAALRTYASRLRKAFGPEADALVSESGGYAIRTGLGALDADVAEQLAAEADKARHSGDRERARELIGEALELWDGEPLAGLSGPYAETQRARLEEWHRSLIETRLDLDLELGHHAEAVSELTALTAAHPLRERLRELLMLALYRSGRQAEALAVYADTRRLLADELGVDPCPELSELQQRILQADAELAAPPSAVAEHSGAGATFVRPAQLPATVADFTGRAAFVQELSEQLGSSEGSVMAVSAVAGIGGVGKTTLAVHVAHAARHHFPDGQLYVDLQGTGPVVAEPEAVLGSFLRALGTPDNAIPDGVEERAALYRSLLDGRRILTLLDNARDAAQVRPLLPGADGCAALVTSRNRMVDLESAHLVDLDVMSPEEALVLFTRIVGRERVDAERDAAMDVVAACGFLPLAIRIAASRLASRRTWSVSVLARKLADERRRLDELRAGDLAVKATFELGYGQLEPQQARAFRLLGLADGPDMSLAAAAAVLDMDVADTEDLLESLVDTSLLESAAPGRYRYHDLVRLFARACAERDEQPPAERDAARSRLLDFYLASAARVFALERPGDRLVDHLEPTSHPGLDFADRKESLDWLFAEADCLLACVNQCAQGVTLRRAADLLLAAKDLGESGANSRQYEVAALAVRDTAHAAEDARAEGRARLMLTHMHWMASRFEQADDEAQRTMLLALAAEDPVPGCEAPNERGIIALYKKRYDDAAAYFQQALEAFRSDDNLPGVAGALCNISRVHAAMGRTDNAIELAAEGTEIYSSLGLALRVANGRYALGLALHHAERHTDALVQLTEALTLFRNNRQRLWEGSTHARLAEVHLAAARPADAATHAEQALALRFVGGEWRRGTVLTVLGKALDSIGQPDRARACWREALAIHERLNTAEAEEVRLLLAPAAAV; translated from the coding sequence ATGACCGGCGACAAGGGGCACGGGCTGCGTTTGCGCTTCGCCGTGCTCGGACCGGTCCGGGCCTGGCGGGGCGAGGAACCGCTGGGCCTCGGCTCACCGCAGCAGCGCGCGCTGCTCGCGGCCCTGCTGCTGCGCGGCGGACGCACCGCGACCGCCCCGGAGCTGGTCGACGGGCTGTGGGGCGAGGAGCCGCCGCAGGCGGCGGTGGCGGCGCTGCGTACGTACGCCTCCCGGCTCCGCAAGGCCTTCGGGCCGGAGGCGGACGCCCTGGTGAGCGAGTCCGGCGGCTACGCGATCCGCACCGGCCTGGGCGCCCTGGACGCCGACGTGGCCGAGCAGTTGGCGGCGGAGGCGGACAAGGCGCGCCACTCCGGTGATCGTGAACGGGCCCGCGAACTGATCGGCGAGGCGCTGGAGCTGTGGGACGGCGAACCGCTGGCCGGGCTCTCCGGCCCGTACGCGGAGACCCAGCGCGCCCGGCTGGAGGAGTGGCACCGCTCCCTCATCGAGACCCGGCTCGACCTGGACCTGGAGCTCGGCCACCACGCGGAGGCGGTCTCGGAGCTCACCGCGCTGACCGCCGCCCATCCGCTGCGCGAGCGGCTGCGCGAGCTGCTGATGCTGGCGCTGTACCGCAGCGGGCGGCAGGCGGAGGCGCTGGCCGTCTACGCCGACACCCGCCGGCTGCTCGCCGACGAGCTGGGGGTGGACCCCTGCCCGGAGCTCTCCGAGCTCCAGCAGCGCATCCTGCAGGCGGACGCCGAGCTGGCCGCGCCGCCGAGCGCCGTCGCGGAGCACTCCGGCGCCGGTGCGACGTTCGTGCGCCCCGCCCAGCTGCCCGCGACCGTCGCGGACTTCACCGGCCGGGCCGCGTTCGTACAGGAGCTGAGCGAGCAGCTGGGCAGCAGCGAGGGCAGCGTCATGGCCGTCTCGGCGGTCGCCGGGATCGGCGGCGTCGGCAAGACCACCCTGGCCGTGCACGTGGCGCACGCCGCCCGGCACCACTTCCCGGACGGCCAGCTCTACGTCGACCTCCAGGGCACCGGACCCGTCGTCGCCGAGCCGGAGGCCGTCCTGGGCTCCTTCCTGCGCGCCCTCGGCACCCCGGACAACGCCATCCCCGACGGGGTCGAGGAGCGCGCCGCGCTCTACCGCTCGCTGCTCGACGGGCGCCGCATCCTGACGCTGCTGGACAACGCCCGGGACGCCGCCCAGGTGCGCCCGCTGCTGCCCGGCGCCGACGGCTGCGCCGCGCTGGTCACCAGCCGCAACCGGATGGTGGACCTGGAGAGCGCCCATCTGGTGGACCTGGACGTGATGAGCCCGGAGGAGGCGCTCGTCCTGTTCACCCGCATCGTCGGGCGGGAGCGGGTGGACGCCGAGCGGGACGCCGCCATGGACGTGGTGGCGGCCTGCGGCTTCCTGCCGCTGGCGATCCGGATCGCCGCCTCCCGGCTGGCGTCCCGCCGCACCTGGTCGGTGTCGGTCCTGGCCCGCAAGCTCGCCGACGAGCGCCGCCGCCTGGACGAACTGCGCGCCGGTGACCTGGCCGTCAAGGCCACCTTCGAGCTGGGGTACGGCCAGTTGGAGCCCCAGCAGGCCCGCGCCTTCCGCCTGCTGGGGTTGGCGGACGGCCCGGACATGTCGCTGGCCGCCGCCGCTGCCGTACTCGACATGGACGTCGCCGACACCGAGGACCTGCTCGAATCGCTGGTGGACACCAGCCTCCTGGAGTCCGCCGCGCCGGGCCGCTACCGCTACCACGATCTGGTGCGGCTGTTCGCGCGCGCCTGCGCCGAGCGGGACGAGCAGCCCCCCGCGGAGCGGGACGCGGCGCGGTCCCGGCTGCTGGACTTCTACCTGGCCAGCGCGGCACGGGTGTTCGCGCTGGAGCGGCCGGGCGACCGGCTGGTGGACCACCTGGAGCCCACCAGCCACCCGGGGCTGGACTTCGCCGACCGCAAGGAGTCCCTGGACTGGCTGTTCGCGGAGGCCGACTGCCTGCTGGCGTGCGTGAACCAGTGCGCGCAGGGCGTGACGCTGCGGCGCGCGGCCGACTTGCTGCTCGCCGCCAAGGACCTGGGCGAGTCGGGGGCCAACTCGCGGCAGTACGAGGTGGCGGCGCTGGCCGTGCGGGACACGGCGCACGCGGCCGAGGACGCCCGCGCCGAGGGCCGGGCCCGGTTGATGCTCACCCACATGCACTGGATGGCCTCACGGTTCGAGCAGGCCGACGACGAGGCGCAGCGCACCATGCTGCTGGCGCTGGCGGCCGAGGACCCGGTGCCCGGCTGCGAGGCGCCGAACGAGCGCGGAATCATCGCTCTGTACAAGAAGCGATACGACGACGCCGCGGCCTACTTCCAGCAGGCGCTGGAGGCCTTCCGCTCGGACGACAACCTGCCCGGTGTCGCCGGCGCGCTGTGCAATATCTCGCGGGTGCACGCGGCCATGGGGCGCACCGACAACGCCATCGAACTCGCCGCGGAGGGCACCGAGATCTACAGCAGCCTGGGACTGGCGCTGCGCGTCGCCAACGGCCGGTACGCGCTGGGGCTCGCACTGCACCACGCGGAGCGGCACACCGATGCCCTGGTCCAGCTCACCGAGGCGCTGACACTGTTCCGCAACAACCGGCAGCGGCTGTGGGAAGGGTCCACGCACGCCCGCCTGGCCGAGGTGCATCTGGCGGCAGCCCGCCCGGCGGACGCGGCCACGCACGCCGAACAGGCGCTGGCCCTGCGGTTCGTCGGCGGTGAGTGGCGCCGCGGCACGGTGCTGACGGTTCTGGGCAAGGCCCTGGACTCGATCGGGCAGCCCGATCGTGCCCGGGCCTGTTGGCGCGAGGCGCTGGCCATCCACGAGCGGCTGAACACGGCCGAAGCGGAGGAAGTCCGCTTGCTGCTGGCCCCCGCGGCCGCCGTGTAG
- a CDS encoding BTAD domain-containing putative transcriptional regulator, with protein MAQDKGQGYKRPPHSTVLGPADGRPDHGAHEAHDAHGADESHGVDEGGEDVGAHARTGRPQARHGIRADDHTDGHADGHTPERAQDRPRSHAHEHPHEPLALAEARLDLALERGRHAEAVSELTALTAAHPLNERLRELLMVALYRSGRQAEALAVYADTRRLLAAELGIAPGERLTETRLRVLRRDPGLAWPAGAPAAPPAPTAPVRPAQLPATVADFTGRTDVAGELGARLAAVRGGTPAVLSVAGTGGIGKTALAVHVAHAARAHFPDGQLYVDLRGTGSSPVEPEAVLGSFLRALGTPDTAIPDGVEQRTALYRSALGGRRVLALLDNARDATQIRPLLPGTDGCAALVTSRVRMSDLDGAHLIDLDVLSPREAYALFAHIVGQERADVEREEARRVVAACGFLPLAIRIAASRLAARRTWTVSVLARKLADERRRLDELRAGDLAVKATFELGYGQLEHRQARAFRLLGLADGPDISLAAAAAVLDMDTDATARLLDSLVGSSLLESAVPGRYRFHDLVRLYARACAERDQRPAEREAALSRLLDFYLATAGRVHAMERPGDPTVEHLAPTAQRGPAFATSAQALDWLFTEADSLIACARQCVGGALPRRAADLLTAAFDLAESGAKSRPYEAAARAVSEAARAAGDARAEGRARSTLGHLYNVGGRFQEGDRELRRAIELGRAAADPLIGRMYNQRGIIALYQNRQRDAAECFARALRAFRAIGDEPGEASALSNLARTRLNTGRTQDGLEMIEQALAIYRRLGGSLRLGNGMYALGIALTRAGRPDEAVAQLNGALRIFRECRQQLWEGMTHYRLAETLLLADRPALAAEHAERALALRGLGGAWRRGAFLTVLGRALDAIGQTDRARACWGEALAIYEHLGSSEQHEVRELLSGAARGAGSPAAPDRPPDGSPAAPQPPFLHLLNGTDSISWHKTDEPPAV; from the coding sequence ATGGCCCAGGACAAGGGGCAGGGGTACAAGCGACCGCCGCACTCCACGGTGCTCGGCCCGGCCGATGGCCGTCCGGACCATGGGGCGCATGAGGCACATGACGCGCATGGGGCGGATGAGTCCCACGGGGTCGACGAGGGCGGCGAGGACGTCGGCGCGCACGCCCGCACCGGGCGGCCTCAGGCACGCCACGGAATCCGCGCGGACGACCACACGGACGGCCACGCGGACGGCCACACGCCGGAGCGCGCCCAGGACCGCCCGCGGAGCCACGCCCACGAGCACCCGCACGAGCCCCTCGCCCTGGCCGAGGCCCGGCTCGACCTGGCGCTGGAGCGCGGCCGGCACGCCGAGGCCGTCTCCGAGCTCACCGCGCTCACCGCCGCGCACCCACTGAACGAGCGGCTGCGCGAACTCCTCATGGTGGCCCTGTACCGCAGCGGACGGCAGGCGGAGGCGCTGGCCGTCTACGCCGACACCCGCCGGCTGCTCGCGGCCGAGCTCGGCATCGCCCCCGGCGAGCGGCTCACCGAGACCCGGCTGCGCGTCCTGCGCCGGGATCCGGGGCTGGCCTGGCCCGCCGGCGCGCCCGCCGCGCCGCCCGCCCCCACGGCGCCCGTACGGCCCGCGCAGCTGCCCGCCACCGTCGCCGACTTCACCGGCCGCACGGACGTCGCCGGCGAGCTCGGCGCCCGGCTCGCCGCCGTGCGCGGCGGCACGCCCGCGGTGCTGTCCGTGGCCGGCACCGGCGGCATCGGCAAGACGGCGCTGGCCGTCCATGTCGCGCACGCGGCCCGCGCGCACTTCCCCGACGGCCAGCTCTACGTCGACCTGCGGGGCACCGGTTCCTCGCCGGTCGAACCGGAGGCCGTCCTCGGCTCCTTCCTGCGCGCCCTGGGGACCCCCGACACCGCGATCCCCGACGGCGTGGAGCAGCGCACCGCGCTCTACCGCTCCGCGCTCGGCGGCCGCCGCGTCCTGGCGCTGCTGGACAACGCCCGCGACGCCACGCAGATCCGCCCGCTGCTGCCCGGTACCGACGGCTGCGCCGCGCTGGTCACCAGCCGGGTCCGGATGTCCGACCTGGACGGCGCCCATCTGATCGACCTCGACGTGCTGAGCCCGCGGGAGGCGTACGCGCTCTTCGCGCACATCGTGGGGCAGGAGCGCGCCGACGTCGAACGCGAGGAGGCCAGGCGGGTGGTGGCGGCCTGCGGCTTCCTGCCGCTGGCGATCCGGATCGCGGCCTCCCGGCTGGCCGCCCGCCGCACCTGGACCGTCTCCGTCCTGGCCCGCAAGCTCGCCGACGAACGCCGCCGCCTGGACGAACTGCGCGCCGGAGACCTGGCCGTCAAGGCCACCTTCGAGCTGGGATACGGCCAGCTGGAGCACCGGCAGGCCCGCGCCTTCCGCCTGCTCGGCCTCGCCGACGGCCCGGACATCTCACTGGCCGCCGCCGCTGCCGTACTCGACATGGACACCGACGCCACCGCGCGGCTGCTGGACTCCCTGGTCGGCAGCTCCCTGCTGGAGTCGGCGGTGCCCGGCCGCTACCGGTTCCACGACCTGGTACGCCTGTACGCCCGCGCGTGCGCCGAACGCGACCAGCGGCCCGCCGAGCGGGAGGCGGCGCTCTCCCGGCTGCTGGACTTCTACCTCGCCACGGCGGGCCGGGTGCACGCCATGGAGCGCCCCGGCGACCCGACCGTGGAGCACCTGGCGCCCACCGCCCAGCGCGGGCCTGCCTTCGCCACCTCGGCACAGGCCCTGGACTGGCTGTTCACCGAGGCGGACAGCCTGATCGCGTGCGCCCGGCAGTGCGTCGGCGGCGCCCTGCCGCGCCGCGCCGCCGATCTGCTCACCGCCGCCTTCGACCTCGCCGAGTCGGGCGCCAAGTCGCGTCCGTACGAGGCCGCGGCCCGGGCCGTCAGCGAAGCGGCGCGGGCCGCGGGGGACGCCCGCGCCGAGGGGCGCGCCCGCTCCACCCTGGGGCATCTGTACAACGTCGGCGGGCGGTTCCAGGAGGGGGACCGCGAACTGCGCAGGGCCATCGAGCTGGGGCGCGCCGCCGCCGATCCGCTCATCGGGCGGATGTACAACCAGCGCGGCATCATCGCCCTGTACCAGAACCGGCAGCGGGACGCGGCCGAGTGCTTCGCCCGGGCGCTGCGCGCCTTCCGCGCCATCGGCGACGAGCCGGGCGAGGCGAGCGCGCTGTCCAACCTGGCCAGGACCCGGCTGAACACCGGACGCACCCAGGACGGGCTGGAGATGATCGAGCAGGCGCTGGCCATCTACCGGCGGCTGGGGGGCTCACTGCGGCTCGGCAACGGCATGTACGCGCTGGGCATCGCGCTCACCCGGGCGGGCCGACCGGACGAGGCCGTGGCTCAACTCAACGGTGCTCTGCGCATCTTCAGGGAGTGCCGCCAGCAACTCTGGGAGGGCATGACGCACTACCGGTTGGCCGAAACCCTCCTGTTGGCGGACCGTCCGGCGCTCGCCGCGGAACACGCCGAGCGGGCGCTGGCGTTGCGCGGCCTGGGCGGCGCGTGGCGGCGTGGCGCCTTCCTGACAGTGCTCGGCAGGGCGCTTGACGCCATCGGACAGACCGACCGAGCGCGCGCATGCTGGGGCGAAGCGCTCGCCATTTATGAGCACCTGGGGTCGTCGGAGCAGCACGAGGTGCGGGAACTGCTCTCCGGCGCGGCGCGCGGAGCCGGCTCGCCGGCGGCCCCGGACCGGCCGCCGGACGGCTCCCCAGCAGCGCCCCAACCGCCGTTCCTGCACCTGCTAAACGGCACAGATTCGATTTCCTGGCATAAAACTGACGAGCCGCCAGCTGTGTGA
- a CDS encoding FadD3 family acyl-CoA ligase has protein sequence MGEDAAPRTVPRLVRWAAQRYGPAEAVAEGRTRLTYTALGERVERAAASCVAAGVRRGDRVAVWAPNTTDWIVCALGAVTAGAVLVPVNTRFKGAEAAEVLRRTRATALFVTGTFLGASYVASLRRAAGEGPGRGPLPGLPHLRAAVVLSGDAPEGFRTWREFLAAGARVPSSAVRAVADAVRPEDPSDITFTSGTTGHPKGVVITHGQTLRVYAEWSGLAGLERGDRYLIVNPFFHTFGYKAGVIACLLRGATMVPQPVFTAETALANIAAERVSVLPGPPTLHQAILDHPARGAHDLSTLRLVVTGAAVVPLELVRRLRAELGVATVLTAYGLSEASGTVTMCRRDDPPEVIARTSGRPLPGTEVRVAAPDGRAVPTGTPGEVLVRGYHVMSGYFEDPDATTRAVTGDGWLRTGDIGVLDSRGNLRITDRVKDMFIVGGFNAYPAEIERMLARHPDIADVAVVGVPDPRLGEVAKAYAVRRRGAPLTADGLIAWARREMANYKVPRQVEFVAELPRNASGKVLKTRLRALG, from the coding sequence GTGGGGGAAGACGCGGCACCGAGGACCGTTCCCCGGCTCGTCCGCTGGGCCGCGCAGCGGTATGGACCCGCCGAGGCCGTCGCCGAAGGCCGCACCCGCCTGACGTACACGGCGCTCGGCGAGCGCGTCGAACGGGCCGCCGCGAGCTGTGTCGCCGCCGGGGTGCGACGCGGCGACCGGGTCGCCGTCTGGGCGCCCAACACCACCGACTGGATCGTCTGCGCGCTCGGCGCCGTGACGGCCGGAGCCGTGCTCGTCCCGGTCAACACCCGGTTCAAGGGCGCCGAGGCGGCCGAGGTGCTGCGCCGGACGCGGGCCACCGCCCTCTTCGTGACCGGCACCTTCCTCGGCGCCTCCTACGTGGCGTCGCTGCGCCGGGCGGCGGGGGAGGGGCCCGGCCGCGGCCCGCTGCCCGGGCTGCCCCACCTGCGCGCGGCCGTCGTCCTGTCCGGCGACGCGCCGGAAGGCTTCCGTACGTGGCGGGAGTTCCTGGCGGCGGGCGCGCGCGTGCCGTCCTCCGCCGTGCGGGCCGTCGCCGATGCCGTACGCCCCGAAGACCCCTCCGACATCACCTTCACCTCCGGCACTACCGGCCACCCCAAGGGCGTGGTCATCACTCATGGGCAGACCCTGCGCGTGTACGCCGAGTGGAGCGGACTGGCGGGCCTGGAGCGCGGCGACCGCTATCTGATCGTCAACCCGTTCTTCCACACCTTCGGCTACAAGGCGGGCGTGATCGCCTGCCTGCTGCGCGGCGCGACGATGGTGCCGCAGCCCGTCTTCACCGCGGAGACGGCGCTGGCCAACATCGCGGCCGAACGCGTCAGCGTGCTGCCGGGGCCGCCCACCCTCCACCAGGCGATCCTGGACCATCCGGCCCGCGGCGCCCATGACCTGTCGACGCTGCGGCTGGTGGTCACCGGCGCGGCCGTGGTCCCGCTGGAACTGGTCAGGCGCCTGCGCGCCGAACTGGGCGTGGCCACCGTGCTGACCGCGTACGGACTGTCGGAGGCGTCCGGCACCGTCACCATGTGCCGCCGCGACGACCCGCCCGAGGTCATCGCGCGGACCTCCGGACGTCCCCTTCCGGGTACGGAGGTGAGGGTGGCCGCGCCGGACGGTCGGGCGGTCCCGACCGGCACCCCCGGGGAGGTCCTGGTTCGCGGCTACCACGTCATGTCCGGCTACTTCGAGGACCCGGACGCCACCACGCGGGCCGTCACCGGCGACGGCTGGCTGCGCACGGGCGACATCGGAGTCCTGGACAGCCGCGGCAATCTGCGGATCACCGACCGCGTCAAGGACATGTTCATCGTGGGCGGGTTCAACGCCTACCCGGCCGAGATCGAACGGATGCTGGCCCGCCACCCGGACATCGCCGACGTGGCGGTGGTGGGCGTTCCCGACCCCCGGCTGGGCGAGGTGGCCAAGGCGTACGCCGTCCGCCGGCGCGGCGCGCCGCTGACCGCCGACGGCCTGATCGCCTGGGCCCGGCGCGAGATGGCCAACTACAAGGTGCCCCGGCAGGTGGAGTTCGTCGCCGAGCTGCCGCGGAACGCGAGCGGCAAGGTGCTCAAGACGCGGCTGCGTGCGCTCGGCTGA
- a CDS encoding Zn-ribbon domain-containing OB-fold protein — protein sequence MATIVTDPTDNALLSPITDEDGAPFWEYAARGELRVQGCAGCGRLRFPPRPCCPHCQSFASAWRRTSGRGRIWSYVVPHPPLLPAYAARAPYPVVLVELADAPGIRLVGNLVAAPDAPLDSVDPARIRIGAPVWVAFHTPPQGVTVPRWLLERP from the coding sequence ATGGCCACCATCGTGACCGACCCCACTGACAACGCCCTCCTGTCGCCGATCACCGACGAGGACGGGGCGCCGTTCTGGGAGTACGCGGCCCGTGGCGAACTGCGCGTCCAGGGGTGCGCCGGATGCGGGCGGCTCCGCTTCCCGCCCCGGCCCTGCTGCCCGCACTGCCAGTCGTTCGCGAGCGCGTGGCGGCGGACGAGCGGACGGGGCCGCATCTGGTCGTATGTGGTGCCCCACCCGCCGCTGCTGCCCGCCTATGCCGCGCGGGCGCCGTACCCCGTGGTCCTCGTCGAGCTCGCCGACGCCCCGGGCATCCGGCTCGTCGGCAACCTGGTCGCCGCGCCCGACGCGCCGCTGGACTCCGTCGACCCGGCGCGGATCCGGATCGGCGCCCCGGTGTGGGTCGCCTTCCACACGCCGCCGCAGGGCGTGACCGTGCCGCGCTGGCTGCTGGAGCGGCCGTGA
- a CDS encoding enoyl-CoA hydratase/isomerase family protein: protein MSVTCEGADGIAVVTLDRPARLNAIDVETADALAAVWRRLRRDETVRAVVLTGAGGRAFCTGLDRAASVPQPPSPYAIDDPLLAIGPKANDLWKPVIAAVDGMACGGAFYLLGEAEFIVAGEDATFFDPHTGYGMVSAYEAVAMAQRMPIGEVARMALMGTAERISARRAYETGLVSEVTAAGEALPAALRAASVIAGYPTEAVQGTVRAVWAAREAARAQALAHAPQLIALGNLPPERQAELFAARGREFRVR from the coding sequence GTGAGCGTGACCTGCGAGGGGGCCGACGGGATCGCGGTCGTCACCCTCGACCGGCCCGCACGGCTCAACGCGATCGACGTGGAGACGGCGGACGCGCTGGCGGCGGTGTGGCGGCGGCTGCGCCGGGACGAGACGGTGCGCGCGGTGGTCCTGACCGGCGCGGGCGGCCGGGCCTTCTGCACCGGCCTGGACCGGGCGGCATCGGTGCCGCAGCCGCCGTCCCCGTACGCGATCGACGACCCGCTGCTGGCCATCGGCCCGAAGGCGAACGACCTGTGGAAGCCGGTGATCGCCGCCGTCGACGGGATGGCCTGCGGCGGGGCGTTCTACCTGCTGGGCGAGGCGGAGTTCATCGTGGCGGGCGAGGACGCCACCTTCTTCGACCCGCACACCGGCTACGGGATGGTCAGCGCCTACGAGGCCGTCGCCATGGCACAGCGCATGCCGATCGGCGAGGTGGCGCGCATGGCCCTGATGGGTACGGCCGAGCGGATCTCGGCGCGCCGGGCGTACGAGACGGGCCTGGTCAGCGAGGTCACGGCGGCGGGCGAGGCGCTCCCGGCCGCGCTGCGCGCCGCCTCCGTCATCGCCGGGTATCCGACGGAGGCGGTCCAGGGGACGGTCCGCGCTGTGTGGGCGGCGCGGGAGGCGGCACGGGCGCAGGCGCTGGCGCACGCCCCGCAGTTGATCGCGCTGGGGAACCTGCCGCCGGAGCGGCAGGCGGAGCTGTTCGCCGCCCGCGGCCGGGAGTTCCGGGTGCGCTGA
- a CDS encoding lipid-transfer protein, producing MGAALKDATAIVGIGRTEFARHLAESEKTLACRAVLAALDDAGIAPSEVDAFASYTMEATDEVELAKAIGAGDVTFFSKVGYGGGGSCATVAHLAAAIATGQAGVGVAWRSRKRGSGPRPWTDTRAQLPTPAQWTRPFGLLRPVDEIGLLARRYMHQYGATRDHLFNVALACRNRANQNPAAIMYDRPLTREMYMTARWISEPLCLYDNCLETDGALACVVVSAQRARDCRHRPVYVHAAAQGLPAQVHGMVNYWSDDPLTGPAWTAARQLWKSADLGPQDVDVAQIYDAFTALIPLSLEGYGFCGRGEGAAFTEGGALEIGGRLPLNTSGGGLSEAYVHGFNLITEGVRQLRGTSTAQVPGATTCLVTAGEGVPTSALLLRS from the coding sequence ATGGGGGCAGCCCTCAAGGACGCGACCGCCATAGTCGGCATCGGCCGGACCGAATTCGCCCGTCATCTGGCCGAGTCCGAGAAGACCCTGGCCTGCCGCGCGGTCCTGGCCGCGCTGGACGACGCCGGGATCGCCCCGTCCGAGGTGGACGCCTTCGCCTCGTACACCATGGAGGCGACCGACGAGGTCGAGCTCGCCAAGGCGATCGGCGCGGGCGACGTCACCTTCTTCAGCAAGGTCGGCTACGGCGGCGGAGGCTCCTGCGCGACCGTCGCCCACCTCGCCGCCGCCATCGCCACCGGACAGGCCGGGGTCGGCGTCGCCTGGCGGTCACGCAAGCGCGGCAGCGGCCCGCGGCCGTGGACCGACACCCGCGCGCAACTGCCCACCCCCGCCCAGTGGACCCGCCCCTTCGGGCTGCTGCGCCCGGTCGACGAGATCGGCCTGCTGGCCCGCCGCTACATGCACCAGTACGGCGCGACCCGCGACCATCTGTTCAATGTGGCGCTGGCCTGCCGCAACCGGGCCAACCAGAACCCCGCCGCGATCATGTACGACCGGCCGCTGACCCGCGAGATGTACATGACCGCGCGCTGGATCAGCGAGCCGCTGTGCCTGTACGACAACTGCCTGGAGACCGACGGGGCGCTCGCCTGCGTCGTGGTCTCCGCCCAGCGGGCGCGCGACTGCCGCCACCGGCCGGTGTACGTGCACGCCGCCGCCCAGGGCCTGCCCGCCCAGGTCCACGGAATGGTCAACTACTGGTCCGACGACCCGCTCACCGGGCCCGCGTGGACCGCCGCCCGCCAGCTGTGGAAGTCCGCCGACCTCGGGCCCCAGGACGTGGACGTGGCCCAGATCTACGACGCGTTCACCGCGCTCATCCCGCTCTCCCTGGAGGGCTACGGCTTCTGCGGGCGCGGCGAGGGCGCCGCCTTCACCGAGGGCGGCGCTCTGGAGATCGGCGGGCGGCTGCCGCTCAACACCAGCGGCGGCGGGCTCAGCGAGGCGTACGTCCACGGCTTCAACCTCATCACCGAAGGCGTCCGGCAACTGCGCGGCACCAGCACCGCGCAGGTCCCGGGAGCCACCACGTGCCTGGTCACCGCGGGCGAGGGGGTCCCCACCTCGGCCCTGCTGCTGAGGAGTTGA